Within the uncultured Bacteroides sp. genome, the region TATCTGTTTGGCATCTATTTCCATATGGGAATGTTTGGTACCTGGGTGGCCATGTTTATTGACTGGATAGCCAAAGCAGCTATTTTTATATACAGATATATAAGCGGAAAATGGATGCAGTTTAGAACAATATAATGATGTCAAAAAAAATAATTAAAGAAACCTAGTAAAAAGGAAATAACAATGGAAAAATCTATAAAGTTAACAATAGACGGGAAAGAATACACTGCTACATTAAACGATAACCGCACTGTAGATGATATATTAAACATGCTACCTTTAGAGTTAACACTACAAAGATATGCAGGTCATGAGTATTATTGCTCTCTTTCTCAGAAGCCTTCTATCAAAGGAGTTCCAATGACTTCTGATGCACATGCAGGCGGTATTTACTACTATGATGGTTGGGCTGCT harbors:
- a CDS encoding cyclophilin-like fold protein: MEKSIKLTIDGKEYTATLNDNRTVDDILNMLPLELTLQRYAGHEYYCSLSQKPSIKGVPMTSDAHAGGIYYYDGWAAFTVLFGDAHIDPFKVVHIGNVNEDIISPLSVAGATVEAKIEINI